The following coding sequences lie in one Cloeon dipterum chromosome 1, ieCloDipt1.1, whole genome shotgun sequence genomic window:
- the LOC135942470 gene encoding DNA polymerase epsilon subunit 4-like: MDVDTLETDTDHIDSEHTPAMDSGELTAPNSTSENVNAQDSDNIIDMVDVEDEDLDDAMLEELLNAESEEEVDDEDDTVEDEAVEKTDENNEKQAQTTISASLSDKISRLPLSRIKQIIKLDSDVDRVNGEATFLIAKSAELFLQSFAQEIYKVTSRSKKKTIQLRDINTCIEEVMCMQFLEGCFLEQL; the protein is encoded by the exons atggaCGTGGACACTCTGGAGACCGATACCGATCATATTGATTCAGAACACACGCCAGCAATGGATTCGGGAGAGCTAACCGCACCAAATTCTACCTCTGAAAATGTTAATGCTCAGGACTCGGATAATATTATTGACATGGTTGATGTCGAGGATGAGGATCTCGACGATGCTATGCTAGAGGAACTACTGAATGCAGAGAGTGAGGAGGAAGTTGATGACGAAGATGACACTGTTGAGGATGAAGCAGTGGAAAAAACAGATGAAAACAATGAGAAGCAAGCACAAACGACAATTTCTGCATCTTTGAGTGACAAAATTTCGAGG ttgcCACTGTCAAggataaaacaaattatcaaGTTGGATTCTGATGTCGATCGTGTGAATGGCGAGGCCACATTTCTCATTGCTAAATCTGCT GAATTATTCCTGCAGAGTTTTGCTCAAGAAATTTACAAAGTAACTTCAAGGtcaaagaagaaaactatACAATTGCGAGACATAAATACTTGCATAGAAGAGGTCATGTGTATGCAGTTCCTGGAAGGTTGTTTTTTAGAACAACTGTAG